Proteins from a single region of Syngnathus typhle isolate RoL2023-S1 ecotype Sweden linkage group LG10, RoL_Styp_1.0, whole genome shotgun sequence:
- the si:dkey-34d22.1 gene encoding discoidin, CUB and LCCL domain-containing protein 1 isoform X3 codes for MRTKCENIRDALKSLLVGYCLAFCALSKHVHGQEGDGCGHTHLGTESGTLASQNYPGPVCGRLNASQRNITLTSNEVTITFKSKSHLSGRGFLLSYATDLYPDIISCLQRGSHFSTPHVRVYCPAGCKNVTGDIWGGPEQGYRDTSVLCKSAVHAGATSDSLGGRVSVSRGRSLTRYESTFSNGIFSKTGSLSEKKLVFAQECNNILAVYGSNASSFADKLSWSSRKVHSGHEGLVWTADWNDPSPWVELGLTDKSSITGVITTASGENHINAYTLLFSRDRTNWKVYKDAVSKEEKVFEAFADGQARVLNSLYPPAVARFIRVRPQRYHGRPSARVQILGCPVKVTPRSRSPDESTLSKANEATPNTSPTSTEGPVLVASKQRSGQPVIIAVGVVLGLITCFGCLLAGVWWKRRKKASQIKYPVPTTGCQSFQIKTLPCPPSELISYPLERNIHDALPSPPLNDYAQPATGQKVGSTFRPSSNEGYTIPFTFSHYNSSGNMPEYAEPLPPEPEYATPFGEQECAPSAGGTQCNTGGQQTSSIGPPGNYDCPSHRMLDNGYCTPALHANALRPYSVVYAEPKSCYSSLQRYEEPL; via the exons ATGAGAACAAAATGCGAAAACATCCGAGATGCGCTGAAATCACTTTTAGTTGGATACTGCCTTGCATTTTGCGCTCTTTCCAAGCACGTCCACGGCCAAGAGG GTGATGGCTGCGGACATACACACCTGGGCACAGAATCCGGCACGTTGGCCTCACAGAACTACCCGG GCCCTGTGTGTGGTAGACTTAACGCATCACAAAGGAATATAACACTTACAAGCAATGAAGTAACGATAACCTTCAAGTCCAAGTCACATCTGTCTGGACGGGGCTTTTTGTTGTCCTACGCCACGGACCTTTACCCAG ATATCATCTCTTGTTTACAACGGGGGTCTCATTTTAGCACGCCACATGTGAG AGTTTACTGTCCTGCCGGCTGTAAAAATGTGACAGGAGACATTTGGGGAGGTCCCGAGCAAGGCTACCGAGAT ACGTCGGTGCTGTGTAAGTCTGCCGTGCACGCCGGAGCAACGTCTGACAGTCTCGGAGGTCGCGTGAGCGTCAGCCGTGGGAGGAGCCTCACACGCTACGAGTCTACCTTTTCGAATGGGATCTTTTCCAAAAC GGGGTCGTTATCTGAAAAGAAGCTGGTGTTCGCTCAAG aatgcaacaacatcctgGCGGTGTACGGTTCAAACGCCTCATCTTTTGCGGACAAACTTTCCTGGTCGAGCAGAAAGGTGCATTCAGGACACGAGGGTCTCGTCTGGACCGCAGATTGGAACGATCCGTCGCCCTGGGTGGAGCTTGGACTCACTGATAAAAGCTCTATCACAG gGGTAATCACAACGGCATCGGGCGAGAACCACATCAATGCTTACACGCTGCTTTTTAGCAGAGACAGAACGAACTGGAAAGTTTACAAAGACGCTGTCAGCAAAGAAGAAAAG GTGTTTGAGGCTTTTGCCGACGGTCAAGCGAGAGTGCTCAACAGCCTGTATCCTCCCGCCGTGGCTCGCTTTATCCGTGTGCGACCTCAGCGCTACCATGGTCGACCTTCAGCTCGAGTCCAAATCCTGGGCTGCCCCGTCAAAGTCACGCCAAGGTCTCGCTCACCCGACG AATCGACTTTAAGCAAAGCTAACGAAGCGACTCCAAACACATCTCCCACATCCACAGAAGGTCCCGTTTTAGTGGCTTCCAAGCAGA GGTCCGGTCAACCAGTCATCATCGCAGTGGGAGTGGTCTTGGGACTAATCACGTGCTTCGGGTGTTTGTTGGCTGGAGTCTGGTGGAAGAGAAG GAAAAAGGCTTCGCAAATAAAATACCCGGTGCCAACAA CAGGTTGCCAGAGTTTCCAAATCAAGACTCTCCCATGCCCACCATCAGAGCTCATCTCGTACCCTCTTGAGCGAAATATCCACGACGCCCTACCGAGCCCCCCGCTCAATG actaTGCACAGCCTGCTACTGGACAGAAGGTGGGCTCTACATTCCGGCCCTCCTCAAACGAGGGCTACACCATCCCATTCACATTCAGCCACTACAACTCATCTGGCAACATGCCGGAGTACGCGGAGCCGCTTCCACCGGAACCCGAATACGCCACACCTTTCGGCGAGCAGGAGTGCGCACCCTCAGCAGGGGGCACTCAGTGCAACACAGGCGGGCAACAGACGTCATCTATCGGACCCCCGGGGAACTACGACTGCCCCTCACACAGGATGCTCGACAACGGCTACTGCACCCCCGCCCTCCACGCCAATGCACTCCGACCTTACAGCGTCGTTTACGCTGAACCGAAGTCATGTTACTCTTCATTGCAGCGGTACGAAGAACCTTTGTGA
- the si:dkey-34d22.1 gene encoding discoidin, CUB and LCCL domain-containing protein 1 isoform X2 → MRTKCENIRDALKSLLVGYCLAFCALSKHVHGQEGDGCGHTHLGTESGTLASQNYPGTYPSHTWCKWKLRVPEGRTLRLLFGDFDIENSPDCSNGSLVITDKNGHPSLGPVCGRLNASQRNITLTSNEVTITFKSKSHLSGRGFLLSYATDLYPDIISCLQRGSHFSTPHVRVYCPAGCKNVTGDIWGGPEQGYRDTSVLCKSAVHAGATSDSLGGRVSVSRGRSLTRYESTFSNGIFSKTGSLSEKKLVFAQECNNILAVYGSNASSFADKLSWSSRKVHSGHEGLVWTADWNDPSPWVELGLTDKSSITGVITTASGENHINAYTLLFSRDRTNWKVYKDAVSKEEKVFEAFADGQARVLNSLYPPAVARFIRVRPQRYHGRPSARVQILGCPVKVTPRSRSPDESTLSKANEATPNTSPTSTEGPVLVASKQRSGQPVIIAVGVVLGLITCFGCLLAGVWWKRRKKASQIKYPVPTSCQSFQIKTLPCPPSELISYPLERNIHDALPSPPLNDYAQPATGQKVGSTFRPSSNEGYTIPFTFSHYNSSGNMPEYAEPLPPEPEYATPFGEQECAPSAGGTQCNTGGQQTSSIGPPGNYDCPSHRMLDNGYCTPALHANALRPYSVVYAEPKSCYSSLQRYEEPL, encoded by the exons ATGAGAACAAAATGCGAAAACATCCGAGATGCGCTGAAATCACTTTTAGTTGGATACTGCCTTGCATTTTGCGCTCTTTCCAAGCACGTCCACGGCCAAGAGG GTGATGGCTGCGGACATACACACCTGGGCACAGAATCCGGCACGTTGGCCTCACAGAACTACCCGGGTACATATCCCAGTCACACCTGGTGCAAGTGGAAGCTTCGTGTGCCGGAAGGGCGCACGCTGAGACTTCTTTTTGGGGATTTTGACATTGAAAATAGTCCCGATTGCAGTAACGGCTCTCTTGTCATCACAGATAAAAACGGGCATCCAAGCCTCG GCCCTGTGTGTGGTAGACTTAACGCATCACAAAGGAATATAACACTTACAAGCAATGAAGTAACGATAACCTTCAAGTCCAAGTCACATCTGTCTGGACGGGGCTTTTTGTTGTCCTACGCCACGGACCTTTACCCAG ATATCATCTCTTGTTTACAACGGGGGTCTCATTTTAGCACGCCACATGTGAG AGTTTACTGTCCTGCCGGCTGTAAAAATGTGACAGGAGACATTTGGGGAGGTCCCGAGCAAGGCTACCGAGAT ACGTCGGTGCTGTGTAAGTCTGCCGTGCACGCCGGAGCAACGTCTGACAGTCTCGGAGGTCGCGTGAGCGTCAGCCGTGGGAGGAGCCTCACACGCTACGAGTCTACCTTTTCGAATGGGATCTTTTCCAAAAC GGGGTCGTTATCTGAAAAGAAGCTGGTGTTCGCTCAAG aatgcaacaacatcctgGCGGTGTACGGTTCAAACGCCTCATCTTTTGCGGACAAACTTTCCTGGTCGAGCAGAAAGGTGCATTCAGGACACGAGGGTCTCGTCTGGACCGCAGATTGGAACGATCCGTCGCCCTGGGTGGAGCTTGGACTCACTGATAAAAGCTCTATCACAG gGGTAATCACAACGGCATCGGGCGAGAACCACATCAATGCTTACACGCTGCTTTTTAGCAGAGACAGAACGAACTGGAAAGTTTACAAAGACGCTGTCAGCAAAGAAGAAAAG GTGTTTGAGGCTTTTGCCGACGGTCAAGCGAGAGTGCTCAACAGCCTGTATCCTCCCGCCGTGGCTCGCTTTATCCGTGTGCGACCTCAGCGCTACCATGGTCGACCTTCAGCTCGAGTCCAAATCCTGGGCTGCCCCGTCAAAGTCACGCCAAGGTCTCGCTCACCCGACG AATCGACTTTAAGCAAAGCTAACGAAGCGACTCCAAACACATCTCCCACATCCACAGAAGGTCCCGTTTTAGTGGCTTCCAAGCAGA GGTCCGGTCAACCAGTCATCATCGCAGTGGGAGTGGTCTTGGGACTAATCACGTGCTTCGGGTGTTTGTTGGCTGGAGTCTGGTGGAAGAGAAG GAAAAAGGCTTCGCAAATAAAATACCCGGTGCCAACAA GTTGCCAGAGTTTCCAAATCAAGACTCTCCCATGCCCACCATCAGAGCTCATCTCGTACCCTCTTGAGCGAAATATCCACGACGCCCTACCGAGCCCCCCGCTCAATG actaTGCACAGCCTGCTACTGGACAGAAGGTGGGCTCTACATTCCGGCCCTCCTCAAACGAGGGCTACACCATCCCATTCACATTCAGCCACTACAACTCATCTGGCAACATGCCGGAGTACGCGGAGCCGCTTCCACCGGAACCCGAATACGCCACACCTTTCGGCGAGCAGGAGTGCGCACCCTCAGCAGGGGGCACTCAGTGCAACACAGGCGGGCAACAGACGTCATCTATCGGACCCCCGGGGAACTACGACTGCCCCTCACACAGGATGCTCGACAACGGCTACTGCACCCCCGCCCTCCACGCCAATGCACTCCGACCTTACAGCGTCGTTTACGCTGAACCGAAGTCATGTTACTCTTCATTGCAGCGGTACGAAGAACCTTTGTGA
- the si:dkey-34d22.1 gene encoding discoidin, CUB and LCCL domain-containing protein 1 isoform X1 has product MRTKCENIRDALKSLLVGYCLAFCALSKHVHGQEGDGCGHTHLGTESGTLASQNYPGTYPSHTWCKWKLRVPEGRTLRLLFGDFDIENSPDCSNGSLVITDKNGHPSLGPVCGRLNASQRNITLTSNEVTITFKSKSHLSGRGFLLSYATDLYPDIISCLQRGSHFSTPHVRVYCPAGCKNVTGDIWGGPEQGYRDTSVLCKSAVHAGATSDSLGGRVSVSRGRSLTRYESTFSNGIFSKTGSLSEKKLVFAQECNNILAVYGSNASSFADKLSWSSRKVHSGHEGLVWTADWNDPSPWVELGLTDKSSITGVITTASGENHINAYTLLFSRDRTNWKVYKDAVSKEEKVFEAFADGQARVLNSLYPPAVARFIRVRPQRYHGRPSARVQILGCPVKVTPRSRSPDESTLSKANEATPNTSPTSTEGPVLVASKQRSGQPVIIAVGVVLGLITCFGCLLAGVWWKRRKKASQIKYPVPTTGCQSFQIKTLPCPPSELISYPLERNIHDALPSPPLNDYAQPATGQKVGSTFRPSSNEGYTIPFTFSHYNSSGNMPEYAEPLPPEPEYATPFGEQECAPSAGGTQCNTGGQQTSSIGPPGNYDCPSHRMLDNGYCTPALHANALRPYSVVYAEPKSCYSSLQRYEEPL; this is encoded by the exons ATGAGAACAAAATGCGAAAACATCCGAGATGCGCTGAAATCACTTTTAGTTGGATACTGCCTTGCATTTTGCGCTCTTTCCAAGCACGTCCACGGCCAAGAGG GTGATGGCTGCGGACATACACACCTGGGCACAGAATCCGGCACGTTGGCCTCACAGAACTACCCGGGTACATATCCCAGTCACACCTGGTGCAAGTGGAAGCTTCGTGTGCCGGAAGGGCGCACGCTGAGACTTCTTTTTGGGGATTTTGACATTGAAAATAGTCCCGATTGCAGTAACGGCTCTCTTGTCATCACAGATAAAAACGGGCATCCAAGCCTCG GCCCTGTGTGTGGTAGACTTAACGCATCACAAAGGAATATAACACTTACAAGCAATGAAGTAACGATAACCTTCAAGTCCAAGTCACATCTGTCTGGACGGGGCTTTTTGTTGTCCTACGCCACGGACCTTTACCCAG ATATCATCTCTTGTTTACAACGGGGGTCTCATTTTAGCACGCCACATGTGAG AGTTTACTGTCCTGCCGGCTGTAAAAATGTGACAGGAGACATTTGGGGAGGTCCCGAGCAAGGCTACCGAGAT ACGTCGGTGCTGTGTAAGTCTGCCGTGCACGCCGGAGCAACGTCTGACAGTCTCGGAGGTCGCGTGAGCGTCAGCCGTGGGAGGAGCCTCACACGCTACGAGTCTACCTTTTCGAATGGGATCTTTTCCAAAAC GGGGTCGTTATCTGAAAAGAAGCTGGTGTTCGCTCAAG aatgcaacaacatcctgGCGGTGTACGGTTCAAACGCCTCATCTTTTGCGGACAAACTTTCCTGGTCGAGCAGAAAGGTGCATTCAGGACACGAGGGTCTCGTCTGGACCGCAGATTGGAACGATCCGTCGCCCTGGGTGGAGCTTGGACTCACTGATAAAAGCTCTATCACAG gGGTAATCACAACGGCATCGGGCGAGAACCACATCAATGCTTACACGCTGCTTTTTAGCAGAGACAGAACGAACTGGAAAGTTTACAAAGACGCTGTCAGCAAAGAAGAAAAG GTGTTTGAGGCTTTTGCCGACGGTCAAGCGAGAGTGCTCAACAGCCTGTATCCTCCCGCCGTGGCTCGCTTTATCCGTGTGCGACCTCAGCGCTACCATGGTCGACCTTCAGCTCGAGTCCAAATCCTGGGCTGCCCCGTCAAAGTCACGCCAAGGTCTCGCTCACCCGACG AATCGACTTTAAGCAAAGCTAACGAAGCGACTCCAAACACATCTCCCACATCCACAGAAGGTCCCGTTTTAGTGGCTTCCAAGCAGA GGTCCGGTCAACCAGTCATCATCGCAGTGGGAGTGGTCTTGGGACTAATCACGTGCTTCGGGTGTTTGTTGGCTGGAGTCTGGTGGAAGAGAAG GAAAAAGGCTTCGCAAATAAAATACCCGGTGCCAACAA CAGGTTGCCAGAGTTTCCAAATCAAGACTCTCCCATGCCCACCATCAGAGCTCATCTCGTACCCTCTTGAGCGAAATATCCACGACGCCCTACCGAGCCCCCCGCTCAATG actaTGCACAGCCTGCTACTGGACAGAAGGTGGGCTCTACATTCCGGCCCTCCTCAAACGAGGGCTACACCATCCCATTCACATTCAGCCACTACAACTCATCTGGCAACATGCCGGAGTACGCGGAGCCGCTTCCACCGGAACCCGAATACGCCACACCTTTCGGCGAGCAGGAGTGCGCACCCTCAGCAGGGGGCACTCAGTGCAACACAGGCGGGCAACAGACGTCATCTATCGGACCCCCGGGGAACTACGACTGCCCCTCACACAGGATGCTCGACAACGGCTACTGCACCCCCGCCCTCCACGCCAATGCACTCCGACCTTACAGCGTCGTTTACGCTGAACCGAAGTCATGTTACTCTTCATTGCAGCGGTACGAAGAACCTTTGTGA
- the si:ch211-79k12.2 gene encoding LOW QUALITY PROTEIN: zinc finger protein 391 (The sequence of the model RefSeq protein was modified relative to this genomic sequence to represent the inferred CDS: substituted 1 base at 1 genomic stop codon), whose translation MMDKDKRGDNLDHSNWMEMHQFIGDLLMSSGSSAKEQPDIMNVWSMLGGDTLKQARSMHDKTEAALRKNTTKDHTRHVCTCPGCPYSSPRQPSSSLPHSLEAPKEPNASSTSTSDPLPPDSCPGHGGPSESRPNPETLPSEQSSLNQFSSMFPCSPFCHTHHHFHHHHCPISTCLPYPQPSFSCLASLQSCLHQRRPEERGRPSTAPLSHPCMHCSASFSRPSQLLQHQRAEHAQKASGFLCTQCGRTFNSHSNLRIHLHVHTGARPYACSECGKAFSQSGALKIHRRIHTGERPYSCDFCGRGFPHLAGVRAHQRIHTGEKPYRCNQCGKCFTQSXALKIHIRIHTGERPFVCNICGKAFSNRSGIRFHNQTVHGLDPELAGPTRVALGRPRAYPPANLNTPQSPDGNTSSPTLSQPGLTVPGGNAGKCPTEGESARLSYECEDCGLRFKDAPSRNTHQTLAHYSVEEVEALKDGSTNEGVTHDSGE comes from the exons ATGATGGACAAAGACAAGCGTGGCGACAAT CTTGACCATAGCAATTGGATGGAGATGCACCAGTTCATCGGGGACCTCCTGATGTCATCTGGGAGCTCCGCGAAGGAGCAGCCAGACATCATGAACGTGTGGAGCATGTTAGGAGGCGACACGCTCAAACAAGCCCGATCGATGCACGACAAGACCGAGGCGGCGCTgaggaaaaacacaacaaaagacC ACACGCGCCATGTCTGCACCTGCCCCGGCTGCCCGTACTCCTCTCCCAGACAACCCTCGTCCTCGCTTCCACATTCTTTGGAGGCTCCAAAAGAGCCAAATGCATCCTCCACCAGCACCAGTGATCCTCTCCCACCTGACAGTTGCCCTGGACATGGGGGTCCATCTGAGAGCAGGCCCAACCCTGAAACTCTTCCCTCCGAACAGTCTTCTTTGAACCAGTTCTCGTCCATGTTCCCTTGCTCTCCCTTCTGTCACACGCACCACCacttccaccaccaccactgccCTATCAGCACGTGCCTGCCGTACCCGCAACCTTCCTTTTCCTGCCTGGCGTCTTTGCAGTCCTGCCTGCATCAACGCAGGCCCGAGGAGCGCGGTCGCCCGTCGACGGCTCCATTGTCGCACCCCTGCATGCACTGCTCGGCGTCCTTCTCCAGACCCTCGCAGCTGCTGCAGCATCAGCGGGCCGAGCACGCCCAAAAGGCCTCCGGCTTCCTGTGCACACAGTGCGGTCGGACCTTCAACTCCCACAGCAACCTGCGCATACACCTCCATGTGCATACCGGCGCCCGGCCGTACGCCTGCTCTGAATGCGGCAAGGCATTCAGTCAGTCGGGCGCGCTCAAGATCCACAGGCGGATCCACACAGGCGAAAGACCGTACTCTTGCGACTTCTGTGGGAGGGGCTTCCCCCATCTGGCAGGGGTCCGAGCCCATCAGAGGATCCACACCGGGGAAAAACCTTACCGCTGCAACCAGTGCGGCAAGTGCTTCACCCAATCCTGAGCCCTCAAGATTCACATCCGCATTCACACCGGCGAGCGGCCGTTCGTCTGTAACATCTGCGGAAAGGCCTTCTCCAACCGCTCCGGCATCCGCTTCCACAATCAAACGGTCCACGGTCTAGACCCGGAACTGGCGGGGCCCACCAGGGTGGCGCTCGGGCGTCCTCGGGCTTATCCGCCTGCTAATCTGAACACGCCTCAAAGCCCTGATGGCAACACTTCATCGCCGACACTGAGTCAGCCTGGATTGACGGTGCCCGGTGGGAACGCCGGCAAGTGTCCGACAGAGGGAGAGAGCGCACGGCTCAGTTACGAGTGTGAGGACTGCGGCCTGCGTTTCAAAGATGCGCCTTCACGGAACACACACCAAACTCTGGCGCACTATTCTGTGGAGGAGGTGGAGGCTCTCAAAGATGGAAGCACAAATGAAGGTGTCACCCATGACAGTGGGGAATAG